The region TGGGTATTTCTAGGGTTTGCTCTTTTCACGGTTAAATTTGGGTTCGGTCTTGGTTTGGGTTGGGATAGTTCTCTTTCATTGTATCTTCTGTACCAAAGCAGGGCTTTCAGTCACTTTGATAGTGCGTTTAATTGGCCAAATATAACTGTTGCGCCGTGTTAAGTTGCGTTTCCTGAAAATGAAGGGTGATCAGTCCAGCGCAGCCAAAGTCAAATTGACAACCCCCTGTACAGAGTAGCTTACCTCGCCGGCCGCAGTGGCACTACGGTAGAAAACGGGGTCACTGCATATGCTTCTGCACCCCTAGAATTGCTCCCGACCATTGACTATACGTGCCCCTAATGTATAATTCCCGCCGCACGTGTTGTAGGCACATGGTGAGCAGGAGGACTGGGAGTACCCCTGCCCAATTTGAAGACAACAGTCACCCTTTCATCGCGCCTCAGTCGACCGTCTGTGTCTTCCATGTCCTGTCCCAATTCGAAAAGAGACCAGACCTAACCAGGAGTAAACTGTGCAGtcctctgctgcagctgatCGCAGGGCATTGAATGACAAGCCGCAGCCAGATCCCTAACCAAATAATTGTCATTCAACGCACGAGCTGTTGCAAGTTTCACCACTATACCTCCGCCCCGCCCGCTTCATTTTGTTTATTATGCTGTTTAGTAAGTAGTGCGTCCCATCAGGCACCAAGCACCCAATTTGCTGACGTTAGGCATCAAAAGTGGAAGAATAGATCCTTCAAGGGGTCATCTAAACATCACGTGATTTTACCGGAAGAGGAAAGCATAAAGCCTTGGCATGTTTTAAGCCATGTGACGATTGTGCAGATTCTCAAATTCGTCATGTACTAGAAGTTAATTGTGCAATTGACTTCAACCTTTTGGGGGCTCATATTAATAGGCCTACCCTATTTTGTCACTAAGTGATGCGAGATAACAGGGAAAATCAACTAACTTAGAACATCCATCAAGTCAAACGGACACATCCATTGCCGAGTCTCTTATGGTTTAATGCGAAAGACGTATGGTTAGGTTAAACATACGTTCAGAATCGGCTCATGAGGTCCGGCGGACGGACACAAGGGACCGGCTCGACATCTTTCCACGGGTCTCCAATGAAGCAAGGAATGAAATACACCTTAACATTGGCGCTGATCTTGACTCCGTGAGCCAGTCTTCTCAGCTCGTCCACCCCATACCGAGTACCATTTTGAGCTGTATACACTACCTGCTCGTGGGTGCGCTCCCGGGAGCGCTGCTTGCGTTCTATAGAGCCCTTTTCTGAGGGGTAGGTGTGACGTTCACTGGAGCCCTGGTGTTCTCTAGAAGGCTGACGTGCGTGGGAAGGTTGTTGTGCTTGGGAATCCTGGCACTTCTCAGAGGATTGCTGTGCGTGAGCAGGCTGAAGCGCCCGTGGGGGCTGCGGCTCTTTAGAGGGTCGCAGTTCCTGGGCCAGGCGTCTTTGGGAAAATTGCCGTTCGTGTGAAGCCTGGCGCCTACGGGATCTCTGGCGCTCGTGATCATGCTGTCGCTCCATGGATTTGATTCCTCTATTCCCTGTTTTCCTGGAGCTTGTTTCTGGCTGGACAACGGGCGTATTGCTGTTTTCGGAGAATGGAGCGGGTGTATGGCCTTCTAAGTAAACAGTAGTTAGCGGTCCTTATATGGAGCTGGGTATCAGTAGCGAATATGCAAGTGAACCTACCTTCGTTGGTATTGTCATTCTTGACTTTAGACTGCTGCTTGTGGCCATTATTCGCAATTGAATTGCTCGTTTGAACAATACTTGCTCGCTTGGAGTTCTTCCTGCCATACCATCTGGTGTCCTTCGACGTAATAGTACTGTCGGCCTTGGCTGCCTTGGTCTGCTGGACATGACAACCGTTGTCCAAACTGGTCGTTGCCTGGGCGTCTGTTGCTCTATCAGAGTGTTCTCCTAGTAGCGCTCTATCATCTTTAGACGTAGCCCTATTCCGCAACTTCTCGGTCTTGGGATAGTGAATAGAGTCTTTATTTGCCGGCTTAGGGGTTGTGTGAACATAGGCTGATCCTGCAGTTTGTTCCACCGATTTGGATTTGTCATCGCCTGATGtctctttttttcttgcaTCGTTCAATTCAGCCTGAGGGGGGCTATCCTGAACCGGCTTAATCTTCTTTCGACCACTTCCAGGTTTATCAAAGCGCTCCCCTAATAACACCCTAACATCTCCCGATAATATGCTTCTCTTGGTCTCAGTGTTATTTTCTTCATGCACTGCAGCTAGCGCATTCAATTGCTCTGGGCTCCGTAAAGATCTAGCTTTCCACTCCTCGAATAACAGAGAGTGTCTGTTCGGGACTCTGCCTTGCACATTGGCATTGACATCTGTATTAGAAACTGTGAaagcttgatgatgaagGAGGGGCTGAGACTCTGTCTGCTGTTTCTCCGCCGCTTGAGGCTGCCATGTCTGTTGCTCCAGCGAGGTTGACGCATGCTCTTTAGGGATCATCTGGTAGTTGCTGACGGATTCGGGAGGCCATTCTTCGCGGAGGTCATTATCTTGTTGGGGGACTTGTTTTCCCCTGAGAATATGCGTGGACATATCTTGGTCGGACATCGTGGTTCAGTGACTTGTGTCGGTGCCCGTTTTCCTGGGCCTAACTGCTAGCCTGGTACGTAAGTGGTGCCAAACACGATTATAACAATATTGATGGAGGGGGAAGGGGCGAATGTGATAAATGAGGAGACAAACTGGGATGCCGAGAACGTTAAAACCAGGCAGGGAGACGTGTTAGGAAAGTAGAATAGAGAGCCCTGGAAAGCTTGCTACAGCGGAACCCTTCGGACTACCTAGGCAGTAACACTTCCGCAGAAAAGCTGGAAAATCACGCATGCCTTTTAAACTGGGACTTTATACATATGTTTACACATATGAGCTAAGTGGGCGAATTTCAGGTTCAATAGAGAACCTTTGCCAATAGTACTCTATAGCAAGATCTTGTTAGGCACGTCTAAAGAATAATCTTCTAATAGGAAAAAACTAGCATAGACAAAGCATATGGAGCTCATAATGACCCTTAGAGACCTCTAAGCGCCGACTAAACTGCCCTTCTAGTAGTCAatcctccttcttgtacTGCACTGTTGATGAAGCGCACGAACTGATTCACCAGCTGGTCCGGCGTCTTCTTCGCAAGCTCGATCCCATCGAAGACCTTCTTGATCCCAACACCAAAAGTCATGCTGTATGGTGTCTCTCCCTTGAGAGGATCGATGCGTTCCAAAGCCTCCGCTACCTGCTCGCTCGCAAACACCTCAGATTTTTCCATGACATGTCTCAGTTCTTCATGGCTGGTGACATTTGGAATATCGATATCGGAGTTGAACGAGTTATAAATGTTCAGCTCTTTCATGAGTGCTCGCTCACTTGTGGTAGCCAAGATAAGAAGTCTTCGGTTCTTTGGGGGGCGTTTCTTGAACAAGACCTTCAATGTCTGTAGGACGCTGTTGCTGAATCGGGGACCAACGGAGACATAATCGATAAGTGTCTCAATATCGtcaacgacgacgacgctGGTTTGACTCTTGTATGCATCATTGAAGACTCTGAGTATGTGTTGAATCTTAGCTGCTTCATTATACCCGGCAACATCTTCGGGGCAGACCATTTTGATAAAAGGTGCACCTGAATCAAGAGCGATTTGAGCTGCGAGAGCGGTCTTACCACTCCCAGGCGGCCCATTGAGCAAAACGGACCATAGAGTGGTCTGCTCGGGGCGGCCAAGCCCTCTTGCAAgcgcttctccttcttgaagaacaTTGTCGATCTTGTCCGAATAATTTATGATACCATGCTCAATGCATCTCTTgatttcatcttcagacACACCGAAAGCTGGCTGGATTTCATCAAGAGCATGAATAAAATCGGAGTGGTTGACCTTCATTTCCGCGGCATCGTCCTTAACCCTAACTGTCTTACCGGAGTCAATGTGGCGGTTGAAGGCGAACGACGTAGCAGCCTTCACGAGGCCAGCAATCTCAGCACCCGAAtagttcttcgtcaacgtcGCTAGTTCCGACAAATTGACGCTTGGATCCATTAGATCACTCTGTCTCATGTTCTGGGTGTGGATGCCGAGAATCTgagctcgaccagcttcgTCAGGCAGTGAGATTTCGACGTGCACTTCCAGACGACCAGGTCGCAACAAAGCATCATCAATCATATCCTTCCTATTGGTCATACCGATAAGTAGAATATTGTTGAGCTGGTCGACACCATCCATCTTAGATAGCAGTTGGTTGACAACGCTGTCACCGACACCGGTGCCGCCTCCTGCTCCGCTGCCACGCTGTTTACATACAGCATCCAATTcatcgaagatgatgatgtggAGTCCACTTTCGTCGCCCTTCTCCTTATACTCTTGTTCCGCGTCGGCAAAAAGTTTACGGATGTTCTCTTCTGACTGTCCGACAAACTTGTTCAGTACCTCCGGGCCGTTGATAATCTTTGGCTCTCGAGCATTCAGCATCTTCCCGATCTGTCGCGCTAGCAGCGTTTTGCCAGTTCCTGGCGGCCCGAAGAGCAAAATACCCTTCACGTGCTGGATACCAAGCTTCTGCACAATATCAGGTGGGAAGATACGCGACGCGAAGGCGCGGCGGAAGATCGTGTGAAATTCCGAGTCAAGACCACCAATTCCCATCTTCTCAGTGTTGAAGTCGGGTTGAATGATGGCATTTGCTGCAGGCCGGTTTTTTGCCGGCTTTATCTGGATCTCACTCTGAGGATCTTTGAAGAAATTGATCAACGTATGCTTCGTAAGGATGCCCCTGGCTGTAGGTTCCGTCTCCGGCACTTTACTGGTATCCTTTTCTGAAGTCAGGCTGACACGAAGGATCGTCTTGACCGTTAGCTGAAGCGGTACGCCATGATGATCCATCAGTACCGGCTGCCCCGGCGCAAATATTTGGCTTTCGAAGTTCTGATACCATTAGTCAGGCTGTTGAGAGCTAGGAAAGGGTTACACGTACCTTGATAACAGAgttgagaagctcatccTGATCATATAGAGTATCGGGTCTTAGCTTTCCAGCAAACTTGACTTCCATATCCGCAGAGCCGAGGTACGCCTCCCCTCCCTGACGGAAAGGGTCGTAAATTCGTACGTCGAGGGAGTCTCGGAATCCAGCCCTGGCCCATGGTCGTTGTATACTGGACAACCCAATGTAACCGGGAGGGAACTCATCCAGAATTCGTGCGGAGAACACATAGAGGCCATTGACAATGATCAATATATCTTCATAACCGAATTGGGCGCGTGGGAAGTCTTGGGCCGAGAGCGCGACGCTGCCAGACCATTAGTGACATATTCACAGCCTCATTGCTCGCCTTATTATACTTACAGGTTTCCGAATTGACATTCTTTATTCGGACTTTCCTTGGGCGTCAAAGCCCAGACCCCTCCTTCACTTGGTCTGCCCCCCATTGGTGCTTGCGGTGGTGGACGAGCACCCGGCGCAGGTCGTCGCGGCGGTGGCGTTCCGTAGCCCCTAAATGAAGCAAAGGGATTAGCTATCGATATACAAGGTTGCTATGGGGTATCTTCACACCCTGAGTCAGGAGCTCCGTGCTGAGGTGGGTAGCCTTGCGGAGGTCGTGAGTAGCCATCCCTCTGGGGAGGATTGGACCCGAAAGGGTTCGAGTAATTATTGCGATTGAACATCGTGTATCGTGCGACTCAAAGAGTATTGTAAGCAATAACGTGTTTGGGGAAAGCTCAAAGGTGAGCTTAAGCTTTCCAGAGTTGGCCAGACACTAGTGTAATGCTGCCCGCAGCTTGTCTCGGCAACTCCACCAAGAAGCGGCCAACTGGCGATGATCAGAAGCGAAGAATATGTTCTCAGGTAGGACGGGGAGAAAGATGGTTGAATGATAGCGTAGGCCGCTGATGTATGAAAGAAGCCGCAACGTGGCGTGGAGTTGATATATGTAGGCAGCTTTGATGGGCCAGCTGATGCGGAGCCACCGCGGGCGGCGGAGACTGCCAGACGACTATTTGCCGGCAACCACTAGATTATCGAAGGTAAAGTTCGAGTCTCCCAACACTATCTCAATTTTGTTCTCTTGCGATATCTTATAGCCTGGCTCGCCTTTGATACACAGTATATGGTTCACGATGCCTCTGTAAGTTCTATCGTGTCGTGTGGTCAGTGAAAGTCAAACACTCATACGTCATCTTTAACAGTCATCTTCTCGGGAAGAAGTCATGGAATGTCTATAATCCAGAAAATATAGCGCGTGTCCGACGCGACGAAGCTCAAGCCAAGGcacaggaagaggaagatgagcgCCGCATGCAAGAAGTCGATGCCGAGCGGCGAATTCGAGTACTCCGTGGTGAATCGCCTCCtacccctcttcctccatcgCAAACCATACCGCAAGCAGAAAGGAAATCCCGCGCCGACATTACAGGAAGTCATAGGAAACGGAGACGTTTAGCCGGCGAAGATGATACAGACCGCGATATCAGATTAGCGCGAGAAGACGCGGAGCTTGCGCTCGCAAAACGGGAAGAGTTGCTACATGCTCGAAAAAGCGAAGTCGAAGCGCCGCTCCACGATAGCGATGGACATATCAACCTCTTCCCAGAGGTAAATTCCCAGAGACGAGTTGAGAAGAACCCAGAAGCCGTAAAAGAGGCGGCGGATAGAGTGCGATGTTACGAAGATCAGTATACAATGCGGTTCTCTAATGCAGCTGGGTTCCGTCAAGACGTGGGCAAGAACCCCTGGTATTCGTCCTCACATGGCGATGGTATAATCACTGAGACAATGTCTAACAAGGATGTCTGGGGTAATGAGGATCCTTtaaggaaggagagggaggtaGCGCGCATAAACCTTAACGACCCTCTGGCTGCAATGAAGAAGGGCATTCGTCAACTAAAGTCAGTTGAGGAACAACGAAAGAAATGgaacgaagaaagaagaagggagcTTGATGCGTTGAAATCTGCGGAGGAAACCCTGTCGCGCCACCGTAGGAGACGATCTAGCTCAAAGAATAGCCTTGAGGATTTTCGACTTGATGATTCTCCGGATACAagcggaaaagaaaggagtCGGAGGGGAGAAAGGCACCACCGGCATTCTCACGATCGAAGTTCCACTAATTCGCATCGACGGCGTTCGCATTCTAGATCTGGCTCACGTTCCCATCATCACCGCAGTCATAATCAGCGGCATCGCCATCACAGCAGCCGTGTTGGCCGCAAGCATGAAACGGGAGGTGACGCGAAAGATCGGACATAAGAATGAGATACCCGAAAGTTGTCCGTATGGGCGGGCACCGTACAATTACGAGTTTATGGCTTGAAGCATAGCTGTTGCGCCAACAAGAAATGACGttctggaagaggaaagcaAAACTTTTATTTTAAAGCTTAATATTTACTGTAACGCCCAGttctggcttcccctttcgCCGACTCCCGCATCATATTCAACGGTGATGTTCAGAGATCTGGAGTTCGAATCCTTCTTCTGATACCCAACCTTGCCTTTGATCAGCTGGCCTTTCTTCAGCGGGGCCGCGTGCTTCTTTCCATGGTCGATTAAAAGAATTGTTTGCTGCCAGTGAGTCTCTTTACCATCAGGCCCAGTGGTAAAAGACACAATCCCTTTCTTCTGCAGGTCCGCTGGAGTGGCATTAGGCGGAAGCGTAGAATCCCTGGACGGCATGAAAAAAATGTCGAACCAGATAGCCCAACCGTCGAGAGCGTCAACGTCTTCTTTCAGGGTCAACTCAAACTCTTTCAAGAAGGACAATTCCTCCACAGTGATTGTGTGTAGTGGAAGGGTGAGGAAGATCTGAGACTCTGCAGCGATAACAGATGACGGCACGGTACGGACAAGTGCTTCATCGTAGATACCAGTGAGCATACTCTTCATGTTGAAACCGTATACATCGTGCCAGAAGCCAATGTGTGATTGGACCAAGTCGGGGTCGGCTAGCGGTGCGATGCGAAGGGTAGCGTGTGAGGGGGCCATGAGTCCACCCGGAGCGAGGTAGCGATCGCGGGCGTAAATGACAGAGTCAAACATCGCTTCGAACAGCAAACCATAACCCATCCACTCGGAGATGATAATGTCCACCTGTTCGACGGGCAATGTGACTTCCTCAATCTTGCCGCGGATGCATCTGTACAGTGAAACTTTAGCAGTGGACGTATATACTTGCTGAAGTTTTGTTAACATACGTTATAACATCGCCGAACCCATTTTCATATACGATCTCTTTGGCCCTGTCGATAATGTTTGAGTTGTCGACAGAGATAACCTTTCGGGCACCTGCTTTGGCGCAGAACATAGACAGAATTCCGGTTCCACAGCCAACATCCAACACAACCTTGTCCTTGAAAATGTGTTTATTCTCATAGACAAAGTCCCTGTAGGAATCGGTACGGATCGTGTCCTTGAGCATAGACTCGTGAATACCTAAACAATATATTAGCGAATGAGAGACTCCAGTGAGATGACTGAACACCGCACCGTTATAGGCGTAAGAGGTGAAGTAGTCAGAATCAACTTCTTCAGCTTTAGTGCTAGTACGTCCAGCAGGTGTCAACGGGagcttctcgtcttcctttGTCAATTGTTCCTCCAGTGATTTCTGGACAGCAAGCCTATACTCCGAGAACTGAATTTGAAGgcgctccagctcttcctgaAGTTCAACTACCTGGCGCTCGGCCTGGGTTTCGCCAACGGCTTCCCCCggttcctcatcttcaatatcATCCAGACTGTATAAAAGCGCATCGTCTTCCAAAACAGGTTTGAGATAGATCTCGCTCTGGAATTTATCCTTGGAAGACAGATCGGGCGTCATGTTTCCTTTCTTTACGGAACTGCGAATGTAATTGACGAGTTTGATTGTATCCAAAAAGTCCAGGTCTGACAATTCACACGAGAGAGGTTAGCAAAGCTACAAATTAAGTTATATCATCCAGCGTAAGCCGCAAGGCACAGCAGCGAGATATACACTTCAATGTTCAGAGTTGAATCAATTGTCTACACACCAAGCTCCTTTTGTAGTTTCCTTAGGTCAAAGTCGTGCTTGTCCTTGCTCTCTTTGAGCATCGAGCGGACATCAGGGTAGACTTTGTCTGAGAAGAGACCAACCACCGGTTGTGTCTCATCATCTGGCTCAACATCTTCCCACCCCTCTTCATCGGTGGCATCAGAGTCCTCAGAGGCAAGGGAATCGCGATCAATGTCCTTCAAAGGGCGTTCTGCAGCGGAGGGAGCGGACATGGCGACTACTGCGGGGGAAAAAACCCAGTCTGAGGAACCGCGACGCTTAATTAGTCCAGCAATAGATTCCGTCGTTCAGCGCGACGGTCTAAGTATCTCAAAGGCGAACTGATACCGCGGATGACGCCTCGAGGTTTTGATGTAAAACGAGCAGCAGATTTGTTGGCCTTCAGCAGGGGAAGAAATTTGCCAGAAAAATGATGGTTGCCCCGCCTCCGGCTGGGCGGGTTGAGTTTTGTTTGATTTGTTTACACCACTACGGTCCGGTTACTGATAAGGAACCCGGAGATCGGGCCCAGCGGCTTCCCCGCCAACAAGCGCCGGCTTCCAAGCAACAAAGCATCAAGCCATTCGAGATACATCTCACCTCCAATATACCTACCTCCCTGAAGACCTTATGGCTCCGCGTTATATCCCTTAGATGTCCTGATTCTTGATTATTGCCTTTCACACCCTTCACGCCAAtttctttccctttctttcAGCTGTGCTATTGATAAGATAAACAAGaatggccttcttcttcaatcgGGGTCGATCCCGCCAACCATCCGACGTTGTGAGATCAATCAAGgacctgctgctgagactCCGTGAGCCTTCGACCGCTTCTAAGGTCTGTCCAGTCTCTTAAGACTTTCTCCACCGACCGATCGCTTGCTAAGCCTCTATCAGGTTGAGGATGAATTAGCCAAGCAGCTATCACAGATGAAGTTGATGGTGCAGGGGACTCAAGGTTCGTACAGCTCAAAGGAAACTAAATATGGCGTGGTCTAACTTACTGATCTGTGTTttggcagaacttgaagcTTCTACTGATCAGGTTCATGCCCTGGTCCAAGCTATGCTCCACGAGGATCTGCTTTACGAACTCGCGGTGGCTCTTCACAACCTTCCCTTcgaagcaagaaaagatACGCAAACCATATTCTCTCACATACTCCGCTTTAAGCCTCCTCACGGAAACTCGCCAGACCCTCCCGTCATCTCTTACATCGTTCACAATCGTCCTGAAATTATCATTGAGCTATGTAGGGGCTACGAGCACAGCCAAAGTGCCATGCCATGCGGCACTATCTTGAGGGAGGCATTGAAGTTCGACGTAATCGCCGCTATCATTCTTTATGATCAGTCAAAAGAGGGGGAGCCAGCTATCAGACTGACCGAGGTCCAGCCCAACGTTCCTCAGCGCGGAACAGGTGTTTTCTGGAGGTTCTTCCATTGGATTGACCGAGGTACCTTTGAGCTCAGCGCAGATGCATTCACAACTTTTAGGGCAAGTGCACAAAGAAATCATTTCTAAGAAACTATCCTAACACGAAACTGTTTCCTCAGGAAATCTTGACGCGCCACAAATCCCTTGTTACAGGATATCTAGCGACAAACTTCGATTACTTTTTCGCGCAGTTTAACACTTTCCTCGTTCAGTCTGAGTCATATGTCACTAAGCGACAGAGCATCAAACTCTTAGGCGAGATTTTACTCGATCGCGCAAACTACAGTGTGATGATGCGATACGTCGAGAGCGGAGAAAACCTCAAGCTTTGCATGAAGCTCCTGCGTGATGATCGCAAGATGGTTCAATATGAGGGATTTCATGTTTTCAAGGTATGTGAAGGACGCAACCTCTATGACCGCGTAGGATGCGTCGTGCTGACAAAGAATGTGGTTAGGTATTTGTCGCCAATCCGGACAAGTCAGTGGCAGTCCAGCGAATTCTGATCAACAACCGGGATCGCTTGCTAAGATTCCTACCGAAATTCCTGGAGGACCGCACAGACGACGACCAGTTCACGGACGAGAAGAGTTTCCTAGTCCGACAGATTGAACTTTTACCCAAGGAACCCATTGAACCATCACGTTCTGCGCGTGAACCGTCTCGTTCGACTGCCAACACCACGACTGTTGCGTAGACATGAGCGGGGCTACTTACAGCTGGCCGCAGTATCTACATGACACATCAtcggtgttgttgttgttgttgttgttgttgcaTGGTCATCTGGGATCGCCCTTTCGTCGCCTGTGTCTCGTGTCCAGACCCCGCGCGTCCTTGGCTGTAGTCTCTGTACGTATGGTTTTGCATTTACGGCCAGCTGGTATCTGGCTTTTTGGAGTTACTTTTTGGGATTTGGAAAGAACTACACAGCTTGTTGCCTGGAGCGATGCCTTGGACAACAAACAGGAAAATCGACGGAAAGGATGCAATAATGGACGGGAAGTTTAGAGTCCTTGCATTGGAGGCGGGCATAGGCAGCCCTGGAATACAGAACCCTGTAGAGTTAAGGAGTGTAAACACCCGACACAGTATATACCAGGCCCCTTTGTCTCAGGGCACGAGCCAGGGGCCTATAGAGCGATAAAACCATGCGACTATTGATAATAATGATAACCAGCAGCGCATAGCCCAGTACGAGGCCTTGACGTCAAGGTCAGTTTCTGCAGAACAATCGCATTATCGAATCCATGGAATGCACTGGGCCTGGTgggatccagcagcatcatcgccgttAGAGAAATCGGCTCAATTTTCACCGTTGTACTCTACTTTATTATCCTCGTTGAGATCATCTTCCGGGATCTCAAAAGTGTTGTTAGTGTGCGCCCAGAACCGACTGCCCTTGTCAAGCCCAGCCTAAGTCGCTATATGAATCCCCCAAGTGGATCGCTTCGTAACCCCCTTCGCGatcccttcttcaagcctCAACCGTTGAATCCTTACACAACCCATCACTATAGCTCTCATTAGCTCTTGTCTGTCCTTTCCATCAATTTCTTTAAATTACGATTGTCATCTTTCTTTAACAGCCGCCTACATCGTTGAAGCTTGCCCGCCTGCCAAGTGTCAAAAGCCGCGGTCCAACAACTGGCAGTCTCGACCCGATTCAGTCTCAAAACTCCCCCCATTTTTGGGCACCGAACCCCTGGGGATGGTCATGTTCAACTGCTTGGTGGAAACTAACTCACAATTGTCGTTCGCTTTGCCCCTTTGTGGCCCATCCTATATATCTTAGGCTGCGATTGACTGGCGCGACGTTCGTGCGACGATTCGATCCTTTGTCTCGCCAACCCCCCGCCCTCGCTCCATTGAGACGCATTCTGCGAAACGAACAGAAAGAGGGAGTACGGGCTTTGTTATATTTCTATAGAGGTTTTGCAGAGATAATTCACCCGACAATTGGAGCCACAAAGAGAGCCAGGTGCAAGTCATGCCAGGATAATGGGAGACTTGCGATCGCCCTCGTCGCCCGTCGAAATGTCGGAACGATCCCCTTCTCCCGAAGAAACGACCGCGAGTACGACGGACCCTTCTATCGCCCAATCCGCCTCGCTACAACCTCCAGTTGATCAAGCTCTGTCATCTGAAAGCAGATCGATAGcgacaacgacaacgacaacgacATCGTCCAGCGGCCTTGATCAGTCGGCGCCTGGTACCCCGACGCACCAAGGTCCGAGAATAGACCGAGGATTATCGCCGCATCCAGCTTTTGCGAAGCTCAAAGGGATATCATCACTGCAAGAAGCCGAACGGTCAACTGTGAGCCTGCGGTCTTTGCGCAGTATTCCCAGTATAGTCGTCAATGACGGATCACGTCCCAGTTCTCGGCCAGGCTCAAGGCCCGGATCAAGGCCCGGCTCGCGGTGGTCAGAAAAGAAATGGGGCACCTTCAGAAGTAGGAGGTCGATGGATCACCAGAGAGACGAATCGCCGCCACCTGTACCACAGATAGCGCCCCAATTCAGTGGTATCTCGTTGGACATTCCGGATGCGTCATTTGATGACCTTGGTGTCTCGGACATGAGGTTCTCTAAGCGTGGGAGTCTCATCCGTACGGAGGGAAAACCACAATCAAAGcgcaagctcaaggagcaAGACACGGACCCAGATGCTACGGGAACTGCGGCAAAGGGAAGTGAAGCGACGAAAACCGTCGCAACTGGAACAGAAACAGAGACTCTGGGGGCGAATGGGATGTCTCAGGAGCCGGTACAAGACGGCTCTGCCGCGGATAGCTTTGGAACCGCCCGTGTCCGTCCGCGGCCTCCGTCATTGCTTCGTGTTAGTCGGAATAGTATAGCCAGCAGGGCCATATctgcggatgaggatatGCTATCTCGAAGGGTTAGGTTGATGTATGCGAAAGGAGACGAGAATGTTACAGACTCGGAAGTGGCAAGATCGTATGCCATGGAAAACGGTACTTTGTGGGAGGAGCCAACCCCTACGAAGTCAG is a window of Aspergillus nidulans FGSC A4 chromosome VI DNA encoding:
- the hymA gene encoding Mo25 family protein hymA (transcript_id=CADANIAT00009983); amino-acid sequence: MAFFFNRGRSRQPSDVVRSIKDLLLRLREPSTASKVEDELAKQLSQMKLMVQGTQELEASTDQVHALVQAMLHEDLLYELAVALHNLPFEARKDTQTIFSHILRFKPPHGNSPDPPVISYIVHNRPEIIIELCRGYEHSQSAMPCGTILREALKFDVIAAIILYDQSKEGEPAIRLTEVQPNVPQRGTGVFWRFFHWIDRGTFELSADAFTTFREILTRHKSLVTGYLATNFDYFFAQFNTFLVQSESYVTKRQSIKLLGEILLDRANYSVMMRYVESGENLKLCMKLLRDDRKMVQYEGFHVFKVFVANPDKSVAVQRILINNRDRLLRFLPKFLEDRTDDDQFTDEKSFLVRQIELLPKEPIEPSRSAREPSRSTANTTTVA